The Candidatus Auribacterota bacterium genomic sequence GCGCCAAGTGGATCAGTAAATACGGCCTGGTAATCTGTCTTTCCCTACTTTTCAGGAAAATGTTCAAGTTAGATTATTTGTGGAGCCGATAAGCAAGAGTGGCCACCACTATTCAACACAAACTAACTACTTCGTTGCTTTCCCTGCGCTCCTGCATGCTCCGATATGCGCTCTCAGCAGGGAATCATCCAGATATATTGGGTTCAGGCGCACAGCCCGTTCATATGCCTCGAGCGCCTTCCCATACTCCCCCCTGACCTCGTGGACCATGCCGATACCTATATACACATTGGCCGAATAGACGGCGTCATGGGTTAAACTCATCGCATTGTTAAACTCCTCAAGCGCCTTATCATACCTGCCGGTGACGCGGTACACGTTCGCGAGGTTGTTGTGGGCTGAGGCAAAGTCACCTCGGAGGTTCACGGCGTGCGTGAGGATTTCCTCTGCCTCCTCATAGCTGCCCCTCTGCATGTAGACGATCCCAAGATTGTTGTAGGCATCGGCGCTCTCGGGGTTGCGCGCGATGACCGCCCCCCACAGAGTCGCGCTGTCGCGCCAGACGGCATTCCGCGCGATCGTGAGAATCGTGAGGAGGGTGACGACCGCGCATACGGCCAGCGCACCCGGCCTGAAGCGGGGTCGCAGGAGCGCAGACGACGCCGCGCGCCCACACAAGAGACAGAGGGCGGCCGTAGGGAGGTAGAGGTAGCGATCGGCCTTGATCACATTCACCGGGATGAGCTGAAGGATGGGTATGAGGGATACGGCACCCCAGAAGACGCAGAATGAAAACAATGCCGCGCGCCGGACACTCGCCACGGCCACAGCCAGTATGGTTCCTATAACGGCCAGCGGAAGGAGGCATCGAATCTCCGTCACTCGTGCCGGTAACTCCACCAGGTAGAGGGAGCACAGGTTGATGGGGAGCATGAGCATTCGGAGGTAATCGCCAAGCACAATGCACATTGCGAGAAAGGTGTTGTACATGCTTCCACCGTGGTAGGAGAAGCGCATATCTCTATGCGGATCCAGGAATATGGTCGCGAGGGCGGTGAGCAGGAGGGGCAGCACGTAGGGGATCTTGTTCAGGATGCTCCGCCTGAGACCGCCCCGTTGGTCCGCGAGAAGCAGGTCATACAGGATAAGCGCGAGCGGCAGCGTGATCATCAATGGCTTGGACCAGATGGCGCAGAGATAGAAGAGCACGCTCAGCCAGAGTAACCCGCGTCCCCTCCCATCGCGGCCCCTGATGTACACCAGGAATGAGAGGAGATAGAAGAGCATTCCCAGG encodes the following:
- a CDS encoding tetratricopeptide repeat protein, which produces MKTWIAIACVIALVLVVYANILGNRFTNWDDEHLIVRNKAIRALDIPFILKNFHLSYPPLPVISHCLDYRFWRLNPVGYHLTDLIIYALIVLVFFCLCVALIGNNEVSFVAAVLFAVHPLHVESVAWLSSRKDGLGMLFYLLSFLVYIRGRDGRGRGLLWLSVLFYLCAIWSKPLMITLPLALILYDLLLADQRGGLRRSILNKIPYVLPLLLTALATIFLDPHRDMRFSYHGGSMYNTFLAMCIVLGDYLRMLMLPINLCSLYLVELPARVTEIRCLLPLAVIGTILAVAVASVRRAALFSFCVFWGAVSLIPILQLIPVNVIKADRYLYLPTAALCLLCGRAASSALLRPRFRPGALAVCAVVTLLTILTIARNAVWRDSATLWGAVIARNPESADAYNNLGIVYMQRGSYEEAEEILTHAVNLRGDFASAHNNLANVYRVTGRYDKALEEFNNAMSLTHDAVYSANVYIGIGMVHEVRGEYGKALEAYERAVRLNPIYLDDSLLRAHIGACRSAGKATK